The Acinetobacter chinensis genomic sequence ATGAAACTGGATGATATTTTTGCTGCCCCTCAGGTTGCCAACGATATTGTAAAAGATCTGCCTGGAAACTTTTATGCATCTGACTGGACGTTTACTCACGGTAATCTGTTCAGTGCCATTCAAATGGAAAAAGCGATGGTCAGCCTGTTACTGTTCCTGATCGTACTTGTCGCTGCATTTAATATTGTTTCATCACTGGTGATGGTGGTGACAGATAAAAAATCTGATATTGCAATTTTACGGACACTGGGTGCTTCACCAGCCACGATTACCCGTATCTTTATGGTTCAGGGAACCGTGATTGGCGTGATTGGGACTGTTTCAGGTGCAATTCTTGGAATTATCTTTGCCTCAAGTATCAGTACGATTATTGACTGGTTGAACACGGTACTTGGGCTGAATCTGTTTGATGCTTACTTTATTAACTATTTACCTTCATATTTAAGATGGCAGGATGTCACACTGATCGTGATGGTTTCACTGGTATTGAGCTTCCTGGCAACTGTGTATCCGGCATTACGTGCTGCAAAAATTCAGCCGGCGGAGGCACTGCGTTATGAGTAAATATGTACTTGAAGCCAAAAATGTTTCAAAGCATTTTACCGATGGAAAAACAACTGTCGAAGTGATCCGGGGGCTGAATTTAGAGGTGGAAGCTGGGCAGTTTGTATCCATAGTAGGGTCAAGTGGTTCGGGAAAAAGTACCCTGTTGCATGTACTGGGGGGGCTCGATCGTCCAACTGAAGGTCAGGTTTTTTTAAACGGACAGCGATTTGATAATCTGAGCGAAGCAGAACGGGGTTATCAGCGTAATCTGCATCTTGGATTTGTGTATCAGTTCCATCATCTGCTGCCTGAGTTTACTGCACTTGAAAATGTCGCCATGCCTCTGATGTTAAGAGAGGGCACGCATTATAAACAGGTCAGGGAGCAGGCAGAGTTTTTACTGGATCGTGTAGGATTGTCTCATCGTCTGACTCATAAGCCTGGTGAACTGTCAGGTGGTGAGCGTCAGCGTGTTGCACTTGCACGTGCGCTTGTTGCGAAACCGGCATTGATGCTGGCAGATGAGCCGACAGGAAACCTGGACCGTAAAACGGCTGTCAAAATTTATGAGCTGCTCGCTGAACTGCGTAAAGAATTCAATATGGCAATGCTGATCGTGACGCATGATGAACAGCTTGCGCAGGCGGCCGATGTTATTAAACACATGCAGGATGGTATCTGGATTGATGACTGAGATGCTGATGCATTGATAGTGGATAAGTAATCCTTGATTGAAGCTCACCTCGGTGGGCTTTATTATTGCGCAAAATAAAAATGATAATAATGATATGGTTCAGCTTATCTGTATCGGGTGGATACTGGGAATTGCTTTCATGGGGACATCCATGACAGATTTTGGTCTGTCTGCCTTACCTGTACCTGCATCTTTGACCATACTGGTATTGTCCCTGGTAATTACACATCGCTATAAAGCAAATCTCGGACTGAAATATGTCTGCTCATGCATGATACTGGTCAGCAGTCTGCTGGCAGGATATCAGTATGCTGAAAACAGACTGACAGAAAGACTGAAATTTAAAGAAGAAAAGCCTGAACAGACAGATGTAATTGTCTATGTAAACCGCCTGAATGAATTGAAAGAAAAATCAGTCAGTCAGAAAATTACAGTACTTGGGCGGCACCCTCAGCCTGTGCAGTGGATTTCTTTCAGAAAACGGGAGGTATCAGAAGGACAGGATTCTGTCTCACTGCATCCTGGCAGGTATTATCATCTGACAGGAACTGTCAGACCGGCACACAGTTTTGCCGTGCCTGGCGCATTTGATGTAGAAAAATGGTATCTGCAACAGAACATCATGTCGGGATTCAGTATCCATGCTGTTCAGGAGCTGACTGAGCAGGATGTTTACAGGGCAGGTCATGCAGATTTTCTGCATCAGCAACGCTCAGTCTCTTCCCGTGTGCTGCTATGGTTTGAACTGAAGCGACTGGAAATACGTGAATTTATTCTGGAACATTCATTTGGCAACAAGGGATTATTACTTGCACTGCTGACTGGTGATGAAAGCCTGCTGGATGATAGTACTAAAACTCAGTTTCAGCGTTTTGGTATGAGCCATCTGCTTGCGATCTCGGGACCTCATGTGCTGATCCTGGCAAGTATGGTCTGCTGGTGTCTGATCTGGCTGATCAACCGTTATAAAGTGACTGTCTATCTTCGTATTCCCAGACCCTATTTTGTGATTGTTCCTTTTCTCAGCTGTGTAGTGCTGTACTGTGCTTTTGTCGGTTTTGAAATACCGGCTCTCAGGACATTATTCAGCAGCCTGATTATTGGAGTGGTACTGTTGCTCAGGCAGAAGCTGAAACCACTGAGTATTCTGTTGTTCAGTGCGTCTGTTCTGTTATTGATGGATCCATTCAGTATTCTGTCAGCAGCATTCTGGTTGTCCTATGGCGCATGTTTTGTACTGTTAAGAATTTATCAGACGGTGCAGCGTTCAGAAAAAATACAGCATGAAGTGTCAGATACAGGATTGTCACAGATCAGGCGGATGTTGGGCATTCTGTTTATATCGCAATGGAAAATATTTTTTGCATTGCTGCCGTTTATGATTATTTTCTTTAAGCAGATTGCCTGGATTACACCGTTCAGTAATCTGTTTGCTATTCCATGGATTGGGCTGGTGATTGTGCCACTTGATGTCATTGCAGGTCTGAGTTTTTTTGTCTGTGAGCCTTTGACCAGTGCGGTTTTCTGGCTGAATGATCAATGCATTGCATTGTTACTCTGGTGTCTGAACCTGCTGGATATGCTGTTTCATCCATCTCTGATTCCCATTGCCATGGATACTTCGGTGTTGTTCTGCCTGATCCTGGGGCTGATTCTACTTTTCCTGCCATTGGGTGTTTTACCTAAAACCTGGGCAGCTTTGTGCTTTCTGGCTGTGTTTTTGAATGATGATACACGGCATGGTTTTGAACTCAGTATTCTGGATGTAGGGCAGGGGCAGTCGGTGTTTATCCGCAATCAGGATCAGAGTCTTATGGTGGATACTGGTGGGAGTATGGACGAAACCCAGTTCAGTATTGGTGAGCAGATCATTCTGCCGTTTCTGTCTGTAAAGGGGATCCGTACTTTGGATTATATGGTGCTGACTCATCTGGATCAGGATCACAGTGGTGCCTATGAACATATTAAAGACAGGCTTCTGGTGACAAAGTTGCTCTCCAGTGAGCAACTTTCTGTCCCTGTAAAGACACAGTTTGAATATTGCAGTCAGGGACAGCAGTGGCAAATGGGTGAGGGGGTGACCGTACAGGTTTTATTGCCCTTAGGTGAACAGCTGGCTCAGGCTGCACAGGAACGTAATGAAACTTCATGTGTGCTGTATGTACAGGTCAGACAGGCAATAGGGGTACAAAATTTTCTGCTGATGGGCGATGCTGGCTGGCCTACAGAGTTTCAGCTTTTACAGCAGTATCCTGAACTGAAAGTGGATGTACTGGTACTTGGGCATCATGGCAGTCGTCACAGTTCAGCCTATGCTTTTTTAAAGCATTATCAGCCTGCTGTGGCAGTTGTTTCCGCAGGCAAGGATAATCGCTATGGTCATCCGACTCAGGAAGTGATACAGCGCCTGAAAGCCTTGAATATTCCCTTATACAGTACTGTTGAAAAGGGGACAGTCAGTTTTAGAGCAGTCCCAGGAAAAGCCATGCAGATGAATTTTTACAGAGATAGCTTGCCCTGGATGATCAGCCAGAATGATCCTTAGCCGTATTCCTGACCTGATTGACCTGTGCAAGTGCAGTATCACGATCAATATCATAAATTTTTCTTAAGTCAGGATGTGCTCTGAAGCGTTTGTAGCTCCAGTGATAATGCTCAGGAAAACGCTGAATCAGGTTTTCAATTGCCTGATGTATCACCAGTGTGCCGTCATTTGCTGTTCCCTGATAGATGCTTTCATCCATGGGTTCAATAAACATATCAAAGCCATGGTTGTCATTTCTCAGTGCATACAGGAACAGGGCACGGGCTTTGGTTTTCTGAATCAGTTTGGCACTTAAATTACTCGATTCGAGTGGAATGCCGAAATACGGCACGGGTTCACCGCCATGATGAGGCGTATGATCAGGAAGAATGACCGTTGTACTACCCTGTTTCAATGCTTTAAAAATCTGGCGGACGCCTGATTCATCGGTAGGAACCAGGGTTGCATTTTCACGGCTGCGGGCATTGCGTACAAACTGATCGGCATCAGCATTTTTGACAGGTTTGTACATGATCGTCATATTGGTATGCTGGGCAATGACAGAATTCATAACTTCCCAGGTTCCAAAATGAGGAACAATCAGTACCAGTCCTTTTTTTTCAGCCAGCGCATCGTGTACCAGCTGTTCACCTGTAATGCTGTGAACACGGGAAATATTTTTCTCGTTGGATGATCCCCAGATGCTGAAAAACTCGAAGTACGAGGTCAGTTCATTACGGATGGTCTGTGCTGTGATCCGTTCATGTTCAGACTCTGTCAGATCAGGCAGGGCAATTCTTAAATTCAGACGGATGATCTCAGAAGTTTTTGTAATTCTGAGGACATTGACGAGACCCGCAAGGTTGCGGGCAATAAAACGGCAAATCTGAATAGGCTGGCGACTGATGAAATTCAGTACATGATAGATTAAGCTCTGTTGGTTTTTATCTGTCATTATGCTGTGTCGAAGTAAAAAAATTGCAAAAAAGAGAAAATATTATAGGTGAAAATATTCTGTTTAAACAGTTTGGGCAATTCCTGTGTATATAATGAGAGCAAATTTACTGATTAATGGATTGTTTTTATGTCCGACTGGCCACCAAAACCACAAAACGAAACGCCATCTGCCCAGAACCATGGACAGCAACCTACAGGCAAAGAATGGCAGATTCTTGAAAAAGCTGTACTCGCTTCGGTTGAGGAACAGCGTAGAGCGCGCCGCTGGGGAATCTTTTTTAAACTGCTGACCTTTGCTTATGTGCTTTTTGTACTGGTGATGCTGGGTAAAGGTTGCAGTACAGCAACTACAGATGCGACTTCAACCGCAGGTTCGCATATTGCGGTCGTGGATATTATTGGGACAATTGCTGCCGATAAGCAGAGTGTAAACAGTAGAGACACGATTAAATCGCTGAAAAAAGCGTATGAAAACAGCAACAGTAAAGCTGTGGTGCTGAATATTAATTCACCTGGAGGTTCACCGATTCAGTCTGATGAAATATGGCAGGAAATTCAGTATCTGAAACAGCAGCATAAAGATAAAAAACTGTATGCAATTATTGGTGATACTGGGGCTTCGGGTGCATATTATATTGCTTCTGCAGCGGATGAAATTATTGTTAATCCATCAAGTCTTGTGGGTTCAATCGGTGTCATTATGCCAAATTATGGGGTAAATGGACTGATGCAGAAACTGGGCGTAGAAGACAGAACCATGACTTCTGGTGAAAATAAAGCATTACTCTCCATGACTCAGCCGGTCGATCCAGCTCAAAAAGCGCATGTACAGGGTGTACTGGATAATGTTCATGAGCATTTTATCAATGCTGTGAAAAAAGGTCGTGGCAGTAAACTGAAATCTACAGATCCAGCTATTTTCTCAGGTCTGTTCTGGACTGGTGAACAGGCTGTAAAACTGGGTATTGCAGACCGTACCGGCAGTTTACAGACACTGAAACGTGAGCTGAAAACAGACAAAGCCCTCAACTATACCATTGAATATAACCCATTGGATTCTGTACTTGGACGTATGGGAAGCAGCATAGGTCAGGGTTTTGCATCATCAGTTTCACAGCAGATCAAGTCTGAACAGGCAACAGAGTTACGATGAAACCATTAATTCATTTTGCCCATGCCAATGGTGTGCCATCAAAAGTTTATCAGAAGCTGTTTGATCTGCTGAGTGATGATTATGATGTGATTGATGTGCCATTACTTGG encodes the following:
- a CDS encoding ABC transporter ATP-binding protein, which codes for MSKYVLEAKNVSKHFTDGKTTVEVIRGLNLEVEAGQFVSIVGSSGSGKSTLLHVLGGLDRPTEGQVFLNGQRFDNLSEAERGYQRNLHLGFVYQFHHLLPEFTALENVAMPLMLREGTHYKQVREQAEFLLDRVGLSHRLTHKPGELSGGERQRVALARALVAKPALMLADEPTGNLDRKTAVKIYELLAELRKEFNMAMLIVTHDEQLAQAADVIKHMQDGIWIDD
- a CDS encoding DNA internalization-related competence protein ComEC/Rec2 gives rise to the protein MVQLICIGWILGIAFMGTSMTDFGLSALPVPASLTILVLSLVITHRYKANLGLKYVCSCMILVSSLLAGYQYAENRLTERLKFKEEKPEQTDVIVYVNRLNELKEKSVSQKITVLGRHPQPVQWISFRKREVSEGQDSVSLHPGRYYHLTGTVRPAHSFAVPGAFDVEKWYLQQNIMSGFSIHAVQELTEQDVYRAGHADFLHQQRSVSSRVLLWFELKRLEIREFILEHSFGNKGLLLALLTGDESLLDDSTKTQFQRFGMSHLLAISGPHVLILASMVCWCLIWLINRYKVTVYLRIPRPYFVIVPFLSCVVLYCAFVGFEIPALRTLFSSLIIGVVLLLRQKLKPLSILLFSASVLLLMDPFSILSAAFWLSYGACFVLLRIYQTVQRSEKIQHEVSDTGLSQIRRMLGILFISQWKIFFALLPFMIIFFKQIAWITPFSNLFAIPWIGLVIVPLDVIAGLSFFVCEPLTSAVFWLNDQCIALLLWCLNLLDMLFHPSLIPIAMDTSVLFCLILGLILLFLPLGVLPKTWAALCFLAVFLNDDTRHGFELSILDVGQGQSVFIRNQDQSLMVDTGGSMDETQFSIGEQIILPFLSVKGIRTLDYMVLTHLDQDHSGAYEHIKDRLLVTKLLSSEQLSVPVKTQFEYCSQGQQWQMGEGVTVQVLLPLGEQLAQAAQERNETSCVLYVQVRQAIGVQNFLLMGDAGWPTEFQLLQQYPELKVDVLVLGHHGSRHSSAYAFLKHYQPAVAVVSAGKDNRYGHPTQEVIQRLKALNIPLYSTVEKGTVSFRAVPGKAMQMNFYRDSLPWMISQNDP
- a CDS encoding lysophospholipid acyltransferase family protein; protein product: MTDKNQQSLIYHVLNFISRQPIQICRFIARNLAGLVNVLRITKTSEIIRLNLRIALPDLTESEHERITAQTIRNELTSYFEFFSIWGSSNEKNISRVHSITGEQLVHDALAEKKGLVLIVPHFGTWEVMNSVIAQHTNMTIMYKPVKNADADQFVRNARSRENATLVPTDESGVRQIFKALKQGSTTVILPDHTPHHGGEPVPYFGIPLESSNLSAKLIQKTKARALFLYALRNDNHGFDMFIEPMDESIYQGTANDGTLVIHQAIENLIQRFPEHYHWSYKRFRAHPDLRKIYDIDRDTALAQVNQVRNTAKDHSG
- the sppA gene encoding signal peptide peptidase SppA, which encodes MSDWPPKPQNETPSAQNHGQQPTGKEWQILEKAVLASVEEQRRARRWGIFFKLLTFAYVLFVLVMLGKGCSTATTDATSTAGSHIAVVDIIGTIAADKQSVNSRDTIKSLKKAYENSNSKAVVLNINSPGGSPIQSDEIWQEIQYLKQQHKDKKLYAIIGDTGASGAYYIASAADEIIVNPSSLVGSIGVIMPNYGVNGLMQKLGVEDRTMTSGENKALLSMTQPVDPAQKAHVQGVLDNVHEHFINAVKKGRGSKLKSTDPAIFSGLFWTGEQAVKLGIADRTGSLQTLKRELKTDKALNYTIEYNPLDSVLGRMGSSIGQGFASSVSQQIKSEQATELR